The nucleotide window taaccctgaaaggaggatgTATATAGGAAAATAACCTCAACCCTGCAGAATGGGGTCATATTTTAGTAGAAAAACACTGATCACGATCAGAAGTGACAAGATAACCCGGCTCCACCACCATCAATGGCAAAGGACAGAACCTAAAAGTCATTATGGTGTCTGAAAGGATTTACTGGAGTTTCCTTTAATCCCATAACATAGTGAATTGTAAAGGATACGGCTAATGTTTGCCAGCAAGATGGTCACCGACAGCACCGTGGTGGTAAGGCGCCTACATCTCCGGTCCCTGGAGCCTGGATACAGCTGAGATGCCACAGATATTCCACCGTAGATGATGgtactggataacaccgccaggCAGCCGTCATTAAGCATTGCTGAATCCTAGAGGAAAACAAAgaaaatatgacatttcacaatatacatatCCTGTCCTAGATGACCAATCATCAGACAACACATATAACTCCATATCATTATACACCATTAGCAGATATATGACTGTCCTGGATACTTAATATCTGCCAATGGTAAGTATCCTGGATAATCCTACATCTGCCAATGGTGTTATTATATTATCTGTATTCTTATACTGGGCCTTATGTATCATTGTGAGGGGGTGTGAGCTCAGGCCCATTCTGTCCCAAGACCTACAGATCAGCAGGTTATctgacaatacatggccccagctGTGCTGCTCTTCTCCTGTGTAAGGGGGCTTCATAGGTGACCAGCTAAGGGGCCCTAACACCACAGAATCTGTATAAACAAACCTGTATCAATGGGGTTATGATGTTTCCGATACAGGTCATCCACCCGAATGTCAGCAGCCATGTTTGGTAGGTGATTCCACAAAGGCTTCTCTTCAGGGCCTTGATCTCCATGGACTTGTAGATGATGTATAAAATCCCGGCCTCTGAAATCCATATACAGAACAGTGTATAGATGGTATATATACCACACAAAGCATATACATGTCTGAAGATACTAATAATGAGaacatatacaggacatataatTCGGTAACATAtggtggatctgccaaaagttgtCTGAAAACATGTGCTGAAGCTGTCATGGCGGCCATGTTAGTAGTTACTCAAGCAGCGGTTGATGGGCGTGGGCAGGAGGGCCCAGGCTAAACTTCTGCACCCATGAAACGCCTTTGTACTCAGGATGGCACTATTAATAATTCCTATAGATACACATAGTGCACTTACCTAGCAGAGAAGATACGGTGGACACTATAGTCAGCACGATGGATTCCGGATATTGTGCTCCAGTGTCACTGAGGAGAAATAGATTCCATATATAACATTAGCAGAGCTCTGGGCCGGTCACTAATAACAAgaatcggtcactagtaacaagggccggtcactaatAACAAGTATCGGtgactagtaacaagggccggtcactaatAACAAgaatcggtcactagtaacaagggccggtcactagtaacaagaatcagtcactagtaacaagggccggtcactagtaacaagaatcggtcactagtaacaagggccggtcactagtaacaagaatCGGTCACTAATAACAAgaatcggtcactagtaacaagaatcggtcactagtaacaagggccggtcactagtaacaagaatCGGTCACTAATAACAAgaatcggtcactagtaacaagaatCGGTCACTAATAACAAgaatcggtcactagtaacaagaatCGGTCACTAATAACAAgaatcggtcactagtaacaagggtcggtcactagtaacaagaatCAGTCACTAGTAATAAGGGCcgatcactagtaacaagggccggtcactagtaataAGGGCcgatcactagtaacaagggccggtcactagtaacaagaatCAGTCACTAgtaacacaaaaaagaaacatttattattttcttaaagtGCACCTCTcagatccccccaaaaaaacaaaaataataatgttactcagtacataatcctgatcatgtacatctcatTTTCTGCCTCCATCACCCATAttaactataaaaatacctccttTCATTAGCTCAGCGTATtacaaatcctctcaggggaagggggcgtgtcccttcttgtggtgataggaagtgattggtgtgtggtaggagggggcgtgtcccttcttgtggtggtgggaggtgattggtgtgtggtaggagggggcgtgtccctccttgtggtggtgggaagtgattggtgtgtggtgggagggggcgtgtcccttcttGTGATGGTGGAAGGTGATGTAGGACTGGTTAATGTCCCAGTAGATATGGGgaaaaaatattcaaaacattttaaacaaccatcagtaacaacatataacaaGTTGTTGGACTTTTTGGGGCCATTTAACAATCCAATGTTCGGGGGAAGATATTAGAGGACGGAATGGTGTATTGTAGGATTCCCACCAATGTCCCTATAGAGTCTCCTACCTGATGCTGATGACCCCTGTCCGGTAATGGCCTTGTGCGATGGTCATGGTGAAGGTGGTCAGGACACCCACGAAGGTCCATAATGCCCAAAACAATGGCAGGATAGCCAGGGTTGGGCTCGTCATATTAGAAGAAGAAATATTCTTATCACTCTCAGGAAAACTGAGCGCTCTCAATCTGAACTAACAGAAAGTGAAGGGTTTGCCTGTATCCTGCAGTGGTATAACCGACCACCatctgtgatgtcatcacattCTATacctgatgatgtcacgtccttggTTGCTGATGTATTAGAAGTATTACAATTATCCATACAGCaaatctgtattatatatggaAATATCACAAATAACCCCTAATATAAAGTTATTATCAAAACTACCTACAAGAAGAATTCTTGTGACCCTAAGGGCTGCAGAGGAGATGTGTTCTCTACTACTGCCCACTGCCAACAGGAGACGTCTGTGCCCACAATGTGCCCTCTATGAGAGCTCCGGCGTCTCTACAACCCCTCACAAAAACCAACTTACAGGACCTCACCAGGTTTTATACGTCGTAGGAATTACAAATCTTATACTTATACCCCAAAATGTTGGTTTAATAGGGGAACGTTTTGGCCTCATGGGACATCCCTCCAGCACGAAAGGGCCGGACCATTtcatttaccatataatgtattgagaAATAGaacaaaatatatttgtggggtggaaTGAAAAAAGGTAGAATACCGCCATTGTGTAGGTTCGttttaatagaaaataaaaaaacaggatgtatccgtactctggggggagatttatcaaatcctgtggagaggaaaagtggtgcagttgcccatagcaaccaatcagatctcctctttcctttttcagaggccttttcaaaaatgaaagcagcgatctgattggttgctatgggcaactgcaccactcttcctctacacaggttttgataaatcttctcatTGGTGTCTATACTAAATATGATCAGTGAAGGGTTAATGAAAATAATGATTAAATCTAATGATATAAAAGATTACAATATTCCAGTTTGTAAACACTTGGAGGCAATGAGCGGTGGCTGTGTGGAAAGTAATTCAGGGCCCTTGTGGTTGCCAATGACAACAGCACCATTTGGTGTAAAATTGGGCGCTGGATAACAGGGTTATATACAGCCCAACGTGTACAGTGAGATAAAGGAGAAAACATTGATGGGGTAGTTAAGGATTTGGGAAACCTTGGGTCCAGACATTTATGTGTTACCGTGACACGTACCATCTACCTTATTATTGCAGATTCACTTCCCCTGTCATGGCAGTAGTACAGGGCAGTGGCATCTTTCCACAGGATAATGTCCTGCCACTCTGGAgaaattgtttaaaggggtaggtATTAAAAttgttaatcctcccagtacttatctgctgccttatgctccagaggaagttgtatttctttctagagttctttccagtctgaccacagtgctctctactgccacctctgtctatgtcaggaactgtccagagaaggagcaaatcctcatagaaaacctctcctgctctggacagttcctggcatggacagaggtgtcagcagagagcactgtggtcagactggaaagaactaaacaacttcctctggagcatactgcggctgataagtactggaaggattaagatttttatatagaagtaatttacaaatctgtttaactttctggcaccacttgatttgaaaaaaatctactgaaatacccctttaagaacggtTTGGGGAACATGAGGAAGGGTTGAACATGGGGACTTGGCCTCCAAATTCCCCAAATGTCAGTCAGATCTAGAATTTGTaggatgtgctggaaaaacagGTCCAAACCATGGAAGTCACAACTTAAAGTGCATCTGTTAGGgggcattcacacctcgttttggcAATATGGCAGCCGGATCCAAACGTGGCGTGACTGCCCCCTTACACCCTTTGGAGTTGTGACACTTTATTGTAAGGGTTAAAAAACATCTTGTGAAGTTCATGTTTCCTGCAGTCATGTATTCAGTGCATTCGGAacgttttcagacccttttaGGCCCCTCCTCCATTATTCTGCACTCagcaccccataatgacaaagtaaaaacaacatgttaaaaatctttctaatttatcgaaaagtaaaaaacaaaaatcttgcagtgacataagtattcataccctttcctCAAGACTtaggtgaagcccctttggcagtgattcctcCAGTCtgcttggggatgaggccacaaggtttataaacctggatttggggattttctgacattcttttctgcagatcctctcaagctctgtcaggttggatggggaccatcagTGGAAGACATTTCCAGGTCTCCAGAGATAATCAAAtgggtttaaaggggcactccgaccctaatacatcttatcccttatccaaaggataggggttaagatgtctgatcgcgggggtccctctgctggggaccttgCAATctatcattcagcacccacctttgcaagctctccgcagcgctggttttccccagacatgttgccaccaccatgcttcactgtagggatggtattgggcaggtgatgggcagtgcctggtttcctccagacatgatgctacccccaccatgatcactgtagggatggtattgggcaggtgatgggcagtgcctggtttcctccagacatgatgctgcccccaccatgatcactgtagggatggtattgggcaggtgatgggcagtgcctggtttcctccagacatgatgctacccccaccatgatcactgtagggatggtattgggcaggtgatgggcagtgcctggtttcctccagacatgatgctgcccccaccatgatcactgtagggatggtattgggcaggtgatgggaggtgcctggtttcctccagacatgatgctacccccaccatgatcactgtagggatggtattgagcaggggatgggcagtgcctggtttcccccagacatgatgctgctcccaccatgatcactgtagggatggtattgggcaggtgatgggcagtgcctggtttcccccagacatgatgctgcccccaccatgatcactgtagggatggtattgggcaggtgatgggcagtgcctggtttcccccagacatgatgctgcccccaccatgatcactgtagggatggtattgggcaggtgatgggcagtgcctggtttcccccagacatgatgctgcccccaccatgatcactgtagggatggtattgggcagatgatgggcactgcctggtttcctccagacatgatgctgcccccacagtgatcattatagggatggtattgggcaggtgatgggtagtgcctggtttcctccagacatgatgctgcccccaccatgatcactgtagggatggtattgggcaggtgatggccagtgcctggtttcctccaaacatgatactgcccccaccatgatcactgtagggatggtattgggcaggtgatgggcagtgcccggtttcctccagacatgatgctgctcccaccatacttcactgtagggagggtattgggcaggtgatggacagtgcctggtttcctccaggcatgatgctgcccccaccatgatcactgtggggatggtattgggcaggtgatgggcagtgcctggtttcctccagacatgatgctgcccccaccatgatcactgtagggatggtattgggcaggtgatgggaagtgcccagtttcctccagacatgatgctgctcccaccatacttcactgtagggatggtattgggcaggtgatgggcagtacctggcttcctccagacaggatgctgccctcaccatgatcactgtagggatggtattgggcaggtgatgggcagtgcctggtttcctccagacatgatgctgcccccaccatgatcactgtagggatggtattgggcaggtgatgggcagtgcctggtttccttcagacatgatgatgctcccaccatacttcactgtagggatggtattgggcaggtgatgggcagtgcctggtttcctccagacatgatgctgcccccaccatgatcactgtagggatggtattgggcaggtgatgggcagtgcctggtttcctccagacatgatgctgcccccaccatgatcactgtagggatggtattgggcaggtaatggtcagtgcctggtttcccccagacatgattcttcccccaccatgatcactgtagggatggtattgggcaggtgatgggcagtgccttgtttcctccagacatgatactgcccccaccatgatcacggtagggatggtattgggcaggtcatgTAATATTCACGGTTAGAAGACAGGAATACTGGaggtagtggatctgctggacctgtgggcAGATGACGTGGGcaataccagggagcggagtctaagatgccgctggttttcaccagagcccgctgcaaagcaggatggtcttgctgtggcaggcggcacccaggtcgctacccctggcttgactcgaccacacaggtggctgaggagattcgaggcacaggagggatacagcaactagtagtcaggatagcagaaggtcagggctggcagcacaggtgcatagtcaggaatgtagcatgaggtcagtaggcagtcagctcaggagcaaggtcaggttacAAAACAAGGGGTCAGAAACACGACACGGCAAGACAGAATaatgctttctcaatggcacaaggcaacaaagatccagcaggaatgtgtgggaggtgcaggaatttATAAGTGGGGCACAGGTGGTAGACTTAatcatgggcgtactggcccctAATATCTTATAGCTCCGGTTCATGCGCGCCTCAGGAGACGGGAACACGCACACCGGTGCTAAGAGGCAGGGGAGGAGAGAGCAGCggacagaggtgagtgacgggctgggattcagagtgacgggctgggattcgcatgggggcatgtcccatgaTGTGAATCGGGtcaatgcgctcatggccagcactTGCGGCCGGAGCACAAACCGTAATAGttcatgagcagtgcctggtttctccccagacatgatgctgcccccaccatgatcactgtagggatggtattgggcagtgcctgttttcccccagatatgatgttgcccccaccatgatcactgtagggatggtattgggcaggtgatgggcagtgcctggtttcctccagacatgatgctgcccccaccatgatcactgtaggg belongs to Hyla sarda isolate aHylSar1 chromosome 13, aHylSar1.hap1, whole genome shotgun sequence and includes:
- the LOC130297428 gene encoding uncharacterized protein LOC130297428 produces the protein MTSPTLAILPLFWALWTFVGVLTTFTMTIAQGHYRTGVISISDTGAQYPESIVLTIVSTVSSLLEAGILYIIYKSMEIKALKRSLCGITYQTWLLTFGWMTCIGNIITPLIQDSAMLNDGCLAVLSSTIIYGGISVASQLYPGSRDRRCRRLTTTVLSVTILLANISRLSCKMMALYTCTSEFCTQSSRITLTILEWVVLVFSCISQILLYWDFPVLTTTSKRNMIEAESVLSVDPLTVPLLDRALEDQPDDVTPDDASSCDFVTVDLFSAEDTIPSE